The genomic stretch CTGCTGGAGTTCTTCTCGCCAGTCCTGGATGGCAGCCATCAGGCCACGATCGAGCGTTTGAGCGTGGTGCAGGACGAACTGGGGAAGCTTAACGACCTCGTCACGAGCGAAACCTTGCTGCGGGAATATGCAATTCAGCTGGGCGAACCGAAGCATGTCAAGGAAGCTGTCAGTTATCTGAAAGACCAGCAATTGCATCATATGCACAAAGCGCACGAGATATTGCGCACGGTATGCTAGCCGTTCAGCCGCCGACCCGCACCAACCCGCAGTGTGGTTATCTTCCGGCGGATTTTCGTTTCTTCGATTCCGCTCGGCGCGACAGGTCGGTAAGCAGCCACTTTGCCACGACTTCGGGCCCATTCAGGCCGTAGTCGGCAAACTTGATGTCATTTTCGAAGTAGACAATGACCGTACCGCTCATGACGCGATACCGGCCGCGATAGCGCAAACCATTCAATTCGATTTCAATTTCCCTGGTTGTTTCATAGTTGTCGGCCATCAATCCTTACTCTGCGGTCGTGCTGATTTAACAAACGGTACGCAGCCGAATTGCCTTCGTCAACGACGGGCAAACCCGCGAAGGCCGGGAAGGCTGTTCAGGGTCCCGGTATTTTCACACCGTCGCTGTGTTCGGCCAACGTGTCCCCACACATTTTCGACTCAGTTTCGCCAGGTGTATTGGTGCCAGAGGCCATCGCCTTGACGACATCTTCAAAGCCGGGCTGGGCCATGAGGCACGCCTGACTGCCGAAGAGACGGGGTCATAACCGCAGGGTGGCATCGCCAATATGGAAATGCTTAAAACTGTATATACTGTTTGTATGGTTTTATCGATCAGGAGATGATTGTGAACGAGGCCGGCACCAGGAAGCCGGCCAGGAAGGCCTTTCACTTTTTCAGGCGAGGACCGAAGATGTCGGATAAGCATCTCTCCAGCAGGTTTGACCTCGACCTCAACCTGCTGCTCACCAGGTTGCTCGAAATGGGCGGATTGGTCGAGGCGCAGATTGCGCGCGCGATGGAGGCACTGAACGCGTTCGATCTGACACTGGTCGAGCAGATCCTCGAGAGCGAACGCCGGCTCAACGCGATGGAAATTGAAATCGACGAAGAAGTGAGCAACATCATCGTTCGTCGACAGCCCACCGCTCGCGACCTGCGACTCCTGATGGCCGTCTCGAAGTGCATCACCAACCTCGAGCGTGCCGGCGACGAGGCCCGGAAGATTGCGAAGCGAATCCGCCGCATTGACGAAAAAAACGCGGGGTTGACCGTCAACATCGCCGAAATCAAGGCCTCCGGCGAAATGGCCGCAGATATTCTTCGCCGGGCGCTGGATGCCTTTGCACGAATGGATACCGCTGCAGCAGCGCAAATTGTTCGGGATGACGAAGCCATTGATAACGAGTTCGTGGCCTTCGTGCGCAAGCTCATCACGTCCATGATGGAAGACCCCCGGACAATCCCGGTGGGTCTCGATTACCTGTTCATAGCGAAAGCCGTCGAGCGTATTGGCGATCACGCGACCAACATTGCCGAGTTTGTCGTCTACATTGTTGAGGGTACCGACGTTCGCCACGCGTCACGGGAGCAGATCGAGCGTGACTGAACAGTATCCGCGTCCGGCTACTCAACTCCCCACGGGCGACGCAAGATAATCCCAGTCGTGCAGGAAGATCTGCTCGAAATAAGCCGCGGCATCGACGTTATGGATGATCAGTCCTGCATCGCGATTGCGCAGCGTACCATCCGCCGACCAGTTCTGGCTGCTGACCATCACGACACTCCCGTCGACGACGATGCCCTTGTTATGAACGTTCGCCTGGCGCCGCAGTACGGACGAGGGGATGCCCGCTGCGACTAGCTTCTCAACCCACGCGTCGTTCTGGAACTGGCTGGTAATCAGACGCACGTCGATCCCCCGGTCGATAAGCGCCTTCACGGCTGCGATCAACGCGTCATGCTGCGCATCGGCAGGATTTCCGCTCGGATGGATATATTGAGTCTGCATGTAAAAGCGTCGCTGGGTGGATTCGATGAGCGCCTGCACATGCGGCTGATAGTTATCGGGCGTGAGTAGCGGCTGGATCTGGACGGTGTCGGTGAGTGTCTTCGGGGCGAAGAACTGGCGCGGGGCCTTGCCGGCCGCGAGCGCTTCGATCGGCACGTCGAGGGCGGCGGCTCCATTCCCGGCAATACCAAGGCCCTCTGTTTGAGCCGCGACGATCACGTGGTGCGAGACAGCGTAGTCGTGCTGGAGGAAAGCCCGAAACGTGTCCGCCAATGCCTTGCTGGTGACGATGACATGCCAGTCGCGATCGTGGGTCGTGGCGAGCTTGCGTGCGGCTGCCACGTCCGATAGATCGATTTCCGGCTGATTGCTATTGTTCCAGTTGCCCGAAGAAAGCCAGAACGTATCGTCTTCGCGCACAGCAACCTTGATGTGATACGCGTTCGGATAGATCCAGACGGGTGCTTTCGGATCGGCGTTAGTGAGCGCCCAGGTGCCGGCGAAGCCGGCGCCGAGACTGGTTGACAGATCGGCCTGTGTCTCTTCGTCCGTTTGATCGGCTGAAGGGTTCTTCGCCGGATGGTCGAGCGTGAGCGTTAGTTTTTTGCCGCCGGCAAGCGCATTTTCGAGGGCGGTGAGAATGTGCGCCGAGGTGAAGTCGTACATGCCCACGACCAGTTCTTCGCGAATGCCCGCGATAAAACTCGATAGCTCGGCCCATCCCGCATCGGGGCTCGCGTGCAGGACGAGCGAAACCGGCGCGGTGACTGCGTCGAGACTCGCTTCAGGCGCGGGTGTGTACGGAATCTCTTCTTTATGCGCGCGTGCGGTGGCGAAGGCAGTCAGCGGCATTGGCGGATTCGCGAGTGCGTTGCCTTGTCCGTCGAAAAAGACTTCGTCCGCGAAATCCGGTTGCCGAAGTTCGTGCCGTGCTTCGGCCAGCGCGAAATATCGCGCCGGGTCGAGCGCGCGCAGCGATTCCATCGGACCGGCGGCGCGCACGTCGACGGGTACGCCTTCGAACTGCTGCGGCAGCGAAGCTTCTACCGCGGCACGTTTGTCCGGCATCGTCGTGACGACGATGGCACGCGTGGCGCCGCTGGTAAGCGTCGACCATTGCAAGCCGCTCCGTACCGACAGGATGCCCGGTTGCCTGAAGGACTCGGCGTGCGCGTCGAGCATCGCTCGAATGTTGATCGCCTGCATGTCATGGGGTGCGCCGGCGGGTCCACTCTTCACCGCGGCGAGCGCCGCGGCGAACAATGCAGCACGGGTCGGCAAAGCGCTCGCGAACATCATGCGCCGGGCATCGCGCCGGATCACGGCCGGTGCGCCCGCCTTGAGATGCGAGAGCGATCGTGAAAACGGAGTCAGACTGTCGACGAAGCTGCGCAGAGAACGCCCGCCCGTCAGCGAGCCGCTGCCGGGTTGGCCGGTCGCGAGGCCGACGATCTCGGGCGCGCCGAAATGCCGGACTTGCTGGAGCTTGTTGTTCCGCGGATTGAACCAGGTGAGGTAGCCGTTCGGCAGCACCTGGCGCGGGCGGCTTATCCGGCCACTGAAACTGTACTGCGCGCCCGATGTGCCGGCGGGATCGAAATAGTGAGGCGTGTAGAAGTCCGAAACGAGCACGGTGTCGATGAGATAGGCGTTACTCGCGTCTTCGGCTGGATCGCAGATCTCGACCAGGAATTCGACTTTGCCGTCGCTGTCATGCACTTCGTTGTCGACGATCGCCACTGCATTGGCAGCAGTGAGCCGGTTACCACTGGGATCGACCAGCATTTCAAGTACTTCGTGACTCGCCGACAGAGACCAGGTGTCGCCGGCGAGCACCACGGCGAACGGCTGGTTGTGCTCGGTCAGGTGAAAGCCGGCCGCGCCCGACTGAACTTCGTCCACGATGTAGACGGGCCAGACACCCGGATCGATATGGTCGGCCGATTCGAGGGCCATGACCGTGCCCGACACGCTCCAGATAGGGCCGAGATCGCGGCTGACCTGCAGATTGAGCGCCTGCGCGACGCGGACGACGTCGGTGTAAGGCACAGCGGTGGATTGCGAAACGATTCCAACGCGAGCAGTCAACATGGCATGCCTCCTTTACTGGTTGTGCGGCGGCTGCTGCCTAGCGTGCCGCGCTGATATGGCGCGGCAATGACAGAAATGCGGAATGCATTGAGCGTTCCACACGAATGAATTCCAATGCGGCACGTCTTGAATTTTTTGTGATTGAGTTCGCCTACAAATAGTGACGGGAACAATTACGTCTACTAAACTGGCTTTACTCATACATATCTGAGGGCGTCGCGATGAAAGCAAAACGAATGCAACGCGGCCTTGCGGCCCTGTTGCTGTCGCTGGTCCCCATCGGGATGGTCTATTCGCAGACCGCCACGACCGGCACCATCAATTTCACCGGCAGCATCACCGATGTTCCCTGCGAAATCGATTCGACTGCCACCAGTAGTTCGGTGACCATGGCGAAGGTCTTCGCGAACGACTTCAGCGGAGTGGGATCGACCACCGGCACGACGTCCTTCGTTATCGTGCTCAAGAATTGCGGGGCGTCGACCACGGGCGCGACGGTGCTGTTCACGGGCACGACGGACAGCACCAATTCCACGGCGCTGCAAACGACCGTCGGCGGAGCGGGCGGGGTTGCGCTGCAACTCGTCGACGATACCGCCACCCCGATCAGCATCGGCTCGAGCAGTAAGGAGTACACGATCGCCGAGGGCGACAATACTTTCAACTTCGCGGCGCGCTATATCGCGACGTCGGCAACCGTGACGGGTGGCGCGGCCGATGCCACGGCGGTGTTCGCGCTGACGTACAAGTAGCCGGCTCCGAACCGTCCGGCGCATGCGGCCGGGCGAGTATGCAAAGACTGGTTTCACCCACGCGGCGTCCACGCCGTGGTTTTCCCACAGAGAGACGAAATATGCGCTTGCCTATCGTTTGTCATGCCGCTTTTGCCGCCGTGCTGGCCTTTAGCGGCGTCGCAGCCCACGCCGGCATTCAGGTCGGCGGCACCCGGGTGGTGTTCGAAGCGAAGGTCGACGTGCGCGATACGTCGGTCGCCGTGCGCAACAAGGGCGAGACGCCGTACGTGATTCAGATTTTCGTCGACGACGGAAATGGCAACACCCGCCGCATGCCGTTTACGGTCACGCCGCCGCTCTTTCGTCTGGACGGCGGCAAGGAGCAGCTCGTCAGCGTGCGCTATGTGAAGCGGGGCGCCGGTTTGCCGCAGGACGTCGAATCCGTCTACTGGATCAACGTCAAGGAGATCCCGCCCACCGAGAAGCGCAAGGCAGACGTCAACACGCTCAAGATCGCCGTGCTCACGCGCATCAAGCTCTTTTACCGGCCGGCCGGCCTGGCCGGCAGCGCGGCCGGCGCGCCGTCGCAACTCAAATGGTCGGTCGTGCCGAACCCGATCGGGCATGGCGCGGCGTTGAAGGTCAGCAACCCGACGCCGTATCACGTGACCTTCTCGACCATCGAGATCCAGGCCGCGCAGAACGCAAGCATCAACGTGGACATGGTGAATCCCAGGAGCGACTTGATCATTCCGATTCCGACCAAGGCGGTCTCGCAGCCCGGTCCGGTCAAATTCACCTATACCACCATCAACGATTACGGCGCCGTCACGCCGACAACGGAAGTGACCGCGCAACCGCCCGGATCAACAGGGGCTTCGACACAGTAAGTAAGGATGCCGATGATTCGGCATCGTAGTGCCGATGTCGGCCGTTCGCGCCTACGAGTGACCATGCTGGCCGCTGCGCTGGCGGGGCTTTCGTCAGCCGCTCATGGCGAGCGGGCGTTCGAGTTCGATCCTGCGTTTCTCG from Paraburkholderia sp. IMGN_8 encodes the following:
- a CDS encoding molecular chaperone yields the protein MRLPIVCHAAFAAVLAFSGVAAHAGIQVGGTRVVFEAKVDVRDTSVAVRNKGETPYVIQIFVDDGNGNTRRMPFTVTPPLFRLDGGKEQLVSVRYVKRGAGLPQDVESVYWINVKEIPPTEKRKADVNTLKIAVLTRIKLFYRPAGLAGSAAGAPSQLKWSVVPNPIGHGAALKVSNPTPYHVTFSTIEIQAAQNASINVDMVNPRSDLIIPIPTKAVSQPGPVKFTYTTINDYGAVTPTTEVTAQPPGSTGASTQ
- the phoU gene encoding phosphate signaling complex protein PhoU — its product is MSDKHLSSRFDLDLNLLLTRLLEMGGLVEAQIARAMEALNAFDLTLVEQILESERRLNAMEIEIDEEVSNIIVRRQPTARDLRLLMAVSKCITNLERAGDEARKIAKRIRRIDEKNAGLTVNIAEIKASGEMAADILRRALDAFARMDTAAAAQIVRDDEAIDNEFVAFVRKLITSMMEDPRTIPVGLDYLFIAKAVERIGDHATNIAEFVVYIVEGTDVRHASREQIERD
- a CDS encoding phospholipase D-like domain-containing protein is translated as MLTARVGIVSQSTAVPYTDVVRVAQALNLQVSRDLGPIWSVSGTVMALESADHIDPGVWPVYIVDEVQSGAAGFHLTEHNQPFAVVLAGDTWSLSASHEVLEMLVDPSGNRLTAANAVAIVDNEVHDSDGKVEFLVEICDPAEDASNAYLIDTVLVSDFYTPHYFDPAGTSGAQYSFSGRISRPRQVLPNGYLTWFNPRNNKLQQVRHFGAPEIVGLATGQPGSGSLTGGRSLRSFVDSLTPFSRSLSHLKAGAPAVIRRDARRMMFASALPTRAALFAAALAAVKSGPAGAPHDMQAINIRAMLDAHAESFRQPGILSVRSGLQWSTLTSGATRAIVVTTMPDKRAAVEASLPQQFEGVPVDVRAAGPMESLRALDPARYFALAEARHELRQPDFADEVFFDGQGNALANPPMPLTAFATARAHKEEIPYTPAPEASLDAVTAPVSLVLHASPDAGWAELSSFIAGIREELVVGMYDFTSAHILTALENALAGGKKLTLTLDHPAKNPSADQTDEETQADLSTSLGAGFAGTWALTNADPKAPVWIYPNAYHIKVAVREDDTFWLSSGNWNNSNQPEIDLSDVAAARKLATTHDRDWHVIVTSKALADTFRAFLQHDYAVSHHVIVAAQTEGLGIAGNGAAALDVPIEALAAGKAPRQFFAPKTLTDTVQIQPLLTPDNYQPHVQALIESTQRRFYMQTQYIHPSGNPADAQHDALIAAVKALIDRGIDVRLITSQFQNDAWVEKLVAAGIPSSVLRRQANVHNKGIVVDGSVVMVSSQNWSADGTLRNRDAGLIIHNVDAAAYFEQIFLHDWDYLASPVGS
- a CDS encoding fimbrial protein — translated: MKAKRMQRGLAALLLSLVPIGMVYSQTATTGTINFTGSITDVPCEIDSTATSSSVTMAKVFANDFSGVGSTTGTTSFVIVLKNCGASTTGATVLFTGTTDSTNSTALQTTVGGAGGVALQLVDDTATPISIGSSSKEYTIAEGDNTFNFAARYIATSATVTGGAADATAVFALTYK